In Corylus avellana chromosome ca2, CavTom2PMs-1.0, the following proteins share a genomic window:
- the LOC132172707 gene encoding uncharacterized protein LOC132172707: MERRFSVEAKTFFFSTKASKLRLEERRKGFVGLILVGQRSASWLAATVEEASQSQVKEDFVKKFSEEGKSLSVSGGSNKAARFLEVVAYLEDERKGIIWIPEARSGRGWRRFVVELRSLLAAQASSPGFSNSESSSPGTKDGRSVAEALRSSSCEVADIAGARLLSSQEIDLFPVVSCFEMGNAGVEIRFAMDCYEMEKAHPLIEQSFSSPVAAAAKFRRNKSMRRLGFFCDKLDRILRGLGEKPKGKRIRVGSLGYDGHNSGAVFGSVSGSAVVQIPVCGPVLDPDKFSNGFLLHSDKSSPESPGFAENVQIGDFGRKSSPATPVSPARLWRSLRDDATAPTVVATVSSVASVSPVNQFSFPPAIPAVASTYPARLQCRMRDEASVPPVVATVPPVRAIVSPVFSFPPAPAKALIDNQVSKCYTRRAKDKEAKQLHKKKMPLGVKNLECSDNFEARGGGSSRVRDVG; encoded by the coding sequence ATGGAGCGACGGTTTTCGGTGGAAGCTAAAACCTTCTTTTTCTCGACGAAGGCTTCGAAGCTTCGTTTGGAGGAAAGAAGGAAGGGTTTTGTAGGGCTTATTCTGGTGGGTCAGCGAAGTGCTTCCTGGTTGGCAGCTACAGTAGAAGAGGCGTCTCAGTCTCAGGTGAAGGaagattttgtcaaaaaatttagCGAGGAAGGGAAGTCTTTGTCGGTGAGCGGGGGTAGTAACAAAGCTGCGAGATTCCTGGAGGTGGTTGCCTATCTGGAGGACGAACGGAAAGGTATCATCTGGATCCCAGAGGCCCGCTCTGGGCGGGGTTGGCGGAGGTTCGTGGTTGAGCTGCGTTCGTTGCTGGCTGCGCAGGCGAGTTCTCCAGGGTTTTCGAATTCTGAGAGTTCCTCTCCGGGGACAAAAGATGGACGGTCTGTCGCCGAAGCGTTGCGCTCTTCTTCCTGCGAGGTGGCGGACATTGCTGGGGCGCGGCTTCTTTCGTCGCAAGAGATTGACTTGTTCCCGGTGGTGAGCTGTTTCGAGATGGGGAATGCTGGAGTGGAAATACGATTCGCGATGGATTGTTACGAaatggagaaagctcatcccTTGATTGAGCAAAGCTTCTCGTCTCCGGTGGCGGCGGCAGCTAAGTTTAGAAGGAACAAGTCGATGAGGCGATTAGGGTTTTTCTGCGATAAGTTGGACCGGATCCTTCGCGGGCTGGGTGAGAAGCCCAAAGGTAAGCGGATTAGGGTTGGTTCTTTGGGTTATGATGGGCATAATTCCGGGGCGGTTTTCGGGTCGGTTTCTGGGTCGGCTGTGGTTCAAATTCCCGTTTGCGGCCCTGTTTTGGATCCCGATAAGTTCAGCAATGGGTTTTTGTTGCACTCGGATAAGTCTTCGCCGGAGTCTCCTGGGTTTGCTGAGAATGTTCAAATTGGGGATTTTGGACGGAAATCTTCCCCGGCGACTCCTGTGTCTCCGGCGAGGCTTTGGCGCAGTTTGAGGGATGACGCTACTGCTCCTACGGTGGTGGCTACTGTTTCTTCGGTGGCTTCTGTTTCGCCTGTGaatcaattctcttttcctCCGGCGATTCCTGCGGTTGCTTCTACTTATCCGGCGAGGCTTCAGTGCAGGATGAGGGATGAGGCTTCTGTTCCTCCGGTGGTGGCTACTGTTCCTCCGGTGAGGGCTATTGTTTCTCcggttttctcttttcctcctgcACCTGCCAAAGCTTTGATAGATAACCAAGTTTCCAAGTGTTATACACGGAGAGCGAAGGATAAGGAAGCTAAACAGCTTCATAAGAAAAAGATGCCGCTGGGGGTGaagaatttggaatgctccGATAACTTTGAGGCTAGGGGCGGTGGCTCGAGTAGGGTTAGGGATGTGGGGTGA
- the LOC132171592 gene encoding uncharacterized protein LOC132171592 — protein sequence MAKSMRSKKLKRLRAIRREMVEPYYDNKDVAKLAAQEAALAAPKLPARPTSTNTDITTTSNAMDVEIADGNQSMHSLKPAGGIGKKFKRKFKMGKGKRRGKGIRRKHHI from the exons atGGCGAAGTCAATGAGGTCGAAGAAATTGAAGAGGCTTCGAGCGATTCGGAGAGAGATGGTGGAGCCCTACTACGACAACAAAGATGTTGCTAAGCTCGCTGCTCAGGAGGCTGCCCTCGCTGCCCCTAAGCTCCCTGCCCGTCCCACTTCTACCAATACCGATATCACTACAACTTCAAACGCTATGG ATGTGGAGATAGCTGATGGGAATCAAAGCATGCATTCTTTAAAGCCTGCTGGTGGAATAGGGAAGAAGTTCAAAAGGAAATTCAAGATGGGTAAAGGCAAGCGCCGTGGTAAGGGCATTAGGAGGAAGCACCATATTTGA
- the LOC132169201 gene encoding uncharacterized protein LOC132169201, whose translation MGVDCLLSLQLVTVELLMDSSIGRVRLCISYLDATWNLVQLIGGSTFNDEQRRLSLYAAMFLPFRKTIYKDNKAKEISIISYIFRESLKRKASDAETVINVHSALDKFLSLIPFLASNGDIQLTEVDWGRGLDDVPHTSKLRVLTDVDTT comes from the exons atgGGTGTAGATTGTTTGTTgagtttgcagttagtaactgtagaactcctgatggattcatctattgGCCGTGTAAG GCTGTGCATATCCTACTTGGATGCTACGTGGAACCTTGTTCAATTAATTGGAGGCTCTACTTTCAAT GATGAACAACGAAGGCTCTCCTTGTATGCTGCAATGTTTCTCCCATTTAGAAAGACCATATATAAAGATAACAAGGCTAAGGAG ATATCCATTATCTCCTACATTTTTCGGGAGTCTCTTAAGCGAAAAGCCAGTGATGCTGAAACA gTCATAAATGTACACAGTGCATTGGACAAATTTTTGTCTTTGATTCCTTTCCTTGCATCTAATGGGGACATCCAACTCACTGAAGTTGACTGGGGAAGAGGATTGGATGATGTCCCTCATACTTCAAAACTTCGGGTACTGACAG ATGTGGACACAACATAA